The Prunus persica cultivar Lovell chromosome G8, Prunus_persica_NCBIv2, whole genome shotgun sequence genome includes a region encoding these proteins:
- the LOC18768364 gene encoding tubby-like F-box protein 8, which translates to MSFRSIVRDVRDGFGSLSRRSFEVRLPGHHRGKSHGSVHELHDPPLVIQNSRWASLPPELLRDVIKRLEASESTWPSRKHVVACAAVCRSWREMCKEIVRSPEFSGKITFPVSLKQPGSRDGTIQCFIKRDKSNLTYHLFLCLSPALLVENGKFLLSAKRTRRTTCTEYVISMDADNISRSSNTYIGKLRSNFLGTKFIIYDTQPPYNSAQLYPPGQSRRFYSKKVSPKVPTGSYNIAQVTYELNVLGTRGPRRMHCNMHSIPAASLEPGGIVPGQPELLQRSLEDSFRSISFSKSIDNSTEFSSARFSDIVGSHYEDEGKERPLILRNKAPRWHEQLQCWCLNFRGRVTVASVKNFQLIAATQSVAGAPTPSQPPQPTQSDHDKIILQFGKVGKDMFTMDYRYPLSAFQAFAICLSSFDTKLACE; encoded by the exons ATGTCATTTCGCAGTATAGTTCGTGATGTAAGGGATGGGTTTGGAAGTTTATCCAGACGGAGTTTTGAGGTGAGACTGCCTGGTCATCACAGGGGGAAATCACATGGTTCAGTCCATGAGCTGCACGACCCACCTCTGGTAATCCAGAATAGCCGTTGGGCTAGCCTACCTCCTGAACTACTACGTGATGTAATCAAAAGATTGGAGGCTAGTGAGAGTACTTGGCCTTCTCGCAAGCATGTTGTTGCCTGTGCTGCCGTATGCAGGTCATGGAGGGAAATGTGCAAAGAAATTGTCAGAAGTCCTGAATTCTCTGGGAAGATTACTTTCCCAGTCTCCTTGAAGCAG CCAGGATCTCGGGATGGAACGATCCAGTGCTTTATCAAGAGGGACAAGTCTAATTTAACTTACCACCTTTTCCTTTGCCTTAGCCCTG CCTTACTTGTTGAAAATGGgaaatttcttctttctgcCAAACGAACGCGCAGAACTACTTGCACAGAGTATGTGATCTCAATGGATGCTGATAACATATCAAGATCAAGCAACACCTACATTGGGAAATTGAG GTCTAATTTTCTAGGCACCAAATTCATTATTTATGATACCCAGCCTCCCTACAACAGCGCTCAGCTTTACCCACCTGGCCAAAGCCGTCGGTTTTACTCTAAAAAGGTCTCTCCCAAGGTTCCTACTGGCAGCTACAACATTGCTCAGGTGACATATGAGCTAAATGTACTTGGCACTAGGGGGCCACGCAGGATGCACTGCAACATGCACTCAATCCCTGCCGCATCCCTTGAGCCTGGTGGCATTGTCCCTGGCCAGCCTGAGCTTCTCCAGCGCTCCCTTGAGGACTCATTCCGGAGCATATCcttctcaaaatcaattgatAATTCAACTGAGTTTAGCAGTGCTCGATTCTCTGATATTGTCGGGTCCCATTATGAAGatgaaggaaaagagagacCATTGATTCTTCGGAACAAGGCACCGAGATGGCATGAACAGTTGCAGTGTTGGTGCCTTAACTTCCGTGGAAGGGTAACAGTTGCCTCTGTCAAGAACTTTCAGTTGATAGCAGCTACACAGTCAGTTGCTGGTGCACCGACACCCTCGCAACCACCGCAGCCAACCCAATCTGACCATGACAAGATCATCCTTCAGTTTGGTAAAGTTGGCAAGGATATGTTTACCATGGATTACCGGTATCCTTTGTCTGCATTTCAGGCCTTTGCTATCTGCTTGAGCAGCTTTGACACCAAATTAGCATGTGAATAG
- the LOC18766458 gene encoding uncharacterized protein LOC18766458 encodes MEDTEEMEEMEDIGKALRQIQEPYKWVMHGKWEPLKEFYKNHPAEVVQQLTTNNDTVLHVVAVAGRSDVLEFLIDLIEDPEDELYAFKVGNNYGNTILHEVAVSGNPEAAKKILMSEKNKVKDDSHISILRIQNRLGETPLYRAAAFGHTKLVKYLKKEVKRQQQQDIEHQQQDIEQQRLHIEQQQQQDIKKQQQEKAMEYHFNRKHDNMSILQIAVISQHFETAFWLLKRYPNLANRKERNGLTCLQLLAQMPYAFEAKFRKSIWKMLIYKWIYPSTEHLESTINQPSQSGCSQNITRWRPIRDIFNEIKNQKFLSKLTRSLVKEDYSWSANATPNFNTFTLVCPKKSDDSPQKTSESTLKHAPLLIATCTGISKIVKKILDSDPQAVEMLDPATQQNILHMAIKYRRKAILHMVQKDKSITSRLADRIDINGDTILHHAAYVISYPVDAQGSIGPAFQLQKELRWMARVEKIMPCHYAMHQNNQGLTAQKLFEKGHADLLNSAKTWIKETAQSCSTVAALVATVAYAAAFTAPGGTDNYGVPVLRHSIFFVTFAVSDIISLILSLTSLCTFLSILTSPFEYKNFHRSLPFRLHLGFALLFFSLVATMLTFTAAVVLLIHHQKMWTTSLIYVVALLPVSVFGLSQFPLYGGFLQCVKYISKKTLQCVKYISKKTGETINQLHFQGNGR; translated from the exons ATGGAGGATACGGAGGAGATGGAGGAGATGGAGGATATAGGAAAGGCACTGCGTCAGATCCAAGAGCCATATAAATGGGTCATGCACGGCAAATGGGAACCCCTAAAAGAATTCTACAAGAATCACCCAGCTGAAGTAGTTCAGCAATTGACAACGAACAACGACACTGTACTACATGTCGTAGCCGTTGCCGGACGCAGCGACGTGCTTGAGTTTTTGATTGATCTAATAGAAGACCCTGAGGATGAACTTTATGCGTTTAAAGTCGGGAACAACTATGGCAATACCATTCTGCATGAGGTGGCTGTGTCCGGAAATCCGGAGGCAGCAAAAAAGATCTTGATGAGCGAGAAGAACAAAGTCAAGGATGATAGCCATATAAGTATCCTAAGGATTCAGAACAGATTAGGAGAGACCCCACTCTACAGGGCTGCTGCTTTCGGTCACACAAAGTTGgtcaaatatttgaaaaaagaagtgaagcggcagcagcagcaggatATAGAGCACCAGCAGCAGGATATAGAGCAGCAGCGGCTGCATatagagcag cagcagcagcaggatataaagaagcagcagcaggaGAAGGCTATGGAGTACCACTTCAACAGAAAACATGATAACATGTCCATTCTTCAGATCGCAGTCATTAGCCAACATTTTg AGACTGCTTTTTGGTTACTAAAAAGGTACCCAAATCTTGCGAatagaaaggaaagaaatggaCTCACATGTCTTCAATTGCTAGCCCAAATGCCATATGCCTTCGAAGCCAAATTTCGCAAAAGCATATGGAAGATGCTCATTTATAAAT GGATTTACCCTTCTACTGAGCACTTGGAGAGCACGATCAATCAGCCTTCCCAGTCTGGTTGTTCACAGAATATTACAA GATGGCGACCAATCCGTGATATAttcaatgaaatcaaaaatcaaaaatttctATCGAAACTCACTCGTTCGCTGGTGAAGGAGGACTATTCATGGTCGGCAAATGCAACACCCAATTTCAACACATTTACTCTGGTATGTCCCAAGAAATCGGATGATTCTCCACAAAAAACCTCTGAATCTACCCTTAAGCATGCCCCGTTGCTTATAGCAACATGCACGGGAATAtcaaaaattgtgaaaaaaatttTGGATTCTGACCCTCAAGCGGTGGAAATGTTGGATCCTGCAACTCAACAAAACATTTTGCACATGGCCATTAAGTATCGCCGGAAGGCCATCCTTCACATGGTACAAAAGGACAAATCGATAACGTCAAGGTTGGCTGACAGGATTGATATTAATGGGGACACCATATTGCACCACGCTGCATATGTGATTTCTTACCCTGTAGACGCTCAAGGCTCAATTGGTCCTGCATTTCAATTGCAAAAAGAATTGCGTTGGATGGCG CGTGTGGAAAAGATAATGCCATGTCATTACGCCATGCACCAGAACAATCAGGGCCTGACAGCGCAGAAGCTCTTCGAGAAAGGGCATGCAGATCTTCTTAATTCGGCAAAAACATGGATAAAAGAGACAGCTCAGTCGTGCTCGACCGTGGCAGCTTTGGTGGCTACAGTGGCCTATGCAGCTGCCTTTACGGCTCCCGGGGGTACTGATAACTACGGGGTTCCTGTTCTCAGGCAttctattttctttgtcaCATTCGCCGTTTCGGACATTATCTCGCTCATCTTATCATTGACTTCTTTGTGCACGTTTCTCTCTATCCTGACGTCCCCGTTTGAGTACAAAAACTTTCACCGTTCTCTTCCCTTCAGGCTGCATTTAGGATTCgcgcttctcttcttctcgtTGGTAGCCACCATGCTCACCTTCACTGCTGCTGTTGTGCTCTTGATTCATCATCAAAAGATGTGGACAACGTCCCTCATTTATGTGGTTGCCCTTCTTCCTGTCTCTGTGTTTGGGCTCTCGCAATTTCCTTTGTATGGCGGATTTCTCCAATGTGTGAAatacatttcaaaaaaaactcTCCAATGTGTGAAatacatttcaaaaaaaactgGGGAGACTATAAATCAACTTCACTTCCAAGGAAATGGACGCTGA